DNA sequence from the Macrobrachium nipponense isolate FS-2020 chromosome 3, ASM1510439v2, whole genome shotgun sequence genome:
AAGATGAAGTGGGAAGAAATCCAGAGGTCTGAGTGCTGATGATGGCGATGGACGCCATGGGGAATAGCTATAAACTTTGCTGACACTCATTCCCTTTCAGTGAGTAAATTCATCTAGAGGATAAGGAAGAAGTTGAAGGAGGAAGCAATCCGGAGGTGAGAACGTGGGTGAATGTTTGACTCAACTCGCCAGCGGTGATCTTTCCGGGTGTCTTTCTCTCCTCTATTAGCAGACAAGGGCCGAGCGGAAGCATCGCCTTGTGATCACAGAGCAGCCAGTGCAGGTGCCGCAAGAACAGAAGGTGCCCTCACCGCACTTGCCCTGTTCCCAGAAGTGGCCTCCGCAAGTTTCTCCGGGTCCCTGGAAATATCAGATGGAACTGAATTTAACAACGGTGTTTATTAAGCGTGAGGAATTACTAACATATCCCAAGATGCTGCAACTAGCAGTCTAAGGACACACTCACTCGAAAACTTCCCagttaaaatacaatatataaaaaccagATGGAAACAATATAGGCTGTTTTGTGTCCAGTAGTCATGACACCAGTATTTCCAGACATCTAGCATCAAAATCTGAATTCAGCTTTATAACCTAGGACTGAAATcgtaaaggctctctctctctctctctctctctctctcgtctctctctctcttactctctctctctctctctctatatatatatatatatatataatatatatatatatatatatatatatatatatatatatatatatatatatatatacatacacacacacacatacacacacacatacatacatacatataaatatatatatatatatatatatatatatatatatatatatatatatatatatatatctatatatatatatatatatatggctcagtacacacacacacacacacatatatatatatatatatatatatgtgtgtgtgtgtgtgtgtgtgtactgagccAATATTTCACACTAATAGAGCTAATAATAAATCATATCTTAGCTCATTTCatccaatctaaaaaaaaaaaaacttgcaacgCCTGTAAGAAATGTGGAGAGAAATGTCTAGGGAAGAGTTTAATAATACGGACCTCACATCAGAAGAAGTCGGCCTGATGGGTGAAATTATAATTACTGGCCATATAGATTATCCTAACAGTACATGATGCAAAAGTTTAACGTGTATCTACCTCAGCAAATATTCTTcccaggcaagagagagagagagagagatacaaaactTTGCAAACTTCAGCTTCGAAAGTGATACCTGGAATAATGCTGAATGTTATGCAAACAGTACCTTTGAATGTTGAATGGGGATGTTTATTCCGAGGAGCGGGTCTAAATCGAGCGATTCAGAAAATGAATTTCTTCCACTCAATGCTGTCATCGAAGTAAGTGTAACAAATACGTTGTGAACACGACCGCCACTCACAGAGGTCGCGCTGAAGAAAGCGAATGCGCGTATGCTGGCGCGCGATCGCGAACGGtagaagacaaagagagagagagagagagagagagagagagagagagagagagaacaaaggcaAAGTACACGAAGGTAATAAAAATGGGTTATTGTGGAAAATGATGAATTAAAAATTGAGGAGAGAAATTGAAAAACTATTGAAtttataagagaaaaataaataaatttgtctaTGGAGAATAAACCAAGATGAAAGAGGTTTTTATAATCATAGAACTTAAACTGGATGAAGGAAGGCAAAATCGAACAGAAAATATGAAGTAACAACAAAGCGAAAGTAGGTCGAGCAAAACTAAAAGGAGAGGAATAATTAGTAAAACGCCGCGAAAAGACAACAGGCTATCGAGATGCGGACAGCTATTGATAAAAGTACACGGAGATAAAGTGTACGCAGGAATTTGCAGGACGAAAACGGGATCATTAGGGTTAAACAAATGAAGAATCGAATAACTGAGAAAGAATACAGACGGGTGAGAAAGGAATGActatttaaaaatagataaataaaatgaagagatTGTCAACACCAAAACCATGAAAGCAAACGAGgagaaaagaacaagaaaataaaaggactCGAATTATGAAACTGTAGTTCATGCGTTCGTAACTAATGCATAGAGCATCCAAGAGGGATCAACTAGACGTAGCCAACTGAAATGGTCGAACTTAGCTCCTACTAAATTGATAGAGAGTCTTCTGAACACAACTAACGAAGTCAGTCattttttctaatgaaaaacGATATCTACAAACGATCCATGTCTGGTAAAAGAGGGAACCTTACACGGTGTAATATAACAATACGCATCATACATATCTCAATGAGCAAAATTTATAAATCATTCATTTCATTGTAAAACCTTTGACGCAGTATTAGAAGTTAAGACTGGCTCTGGCGTCGCCAAATCATCATGGACATCtatccgatttttttttctattttacttatttCTCAACCGCATAAATTCATGCTCGTATTTATATCTGctgatttgttctctctctctctctctctctcttctctctctctctctctctctctttctaaacaaaaacaaaaaaaaactcaccttAGCGCACACTTCATTCCTACACCAATCCAGGACGGTGCCATACGTGCACTTCTCTGGTGGGGGACGATCATGTTGAGTACAACGAGGAGCACCTTCGCTGTTcctggaaaaagagagaaaaaagttcaCTTTGATGAAAATTCTGGTCAAACGTGGATGATTTGTAAAATAAGATCGATTTAACATTCTCGTGTGAATCGCTCAATcagactgaataataataataataataataataataataataataataataataataataataataataataataataataatttagtataaTTAATCATTAGTATCGAATCTaaaattatgtttgtttattgAAATATCGTACTATGATGACGAACAAaatttgtatatgcatatttgtgtgtgtatttgtgtgcgtgtgtgtgcacacGCAAACACAACGCACACACAGCACTTTTTATAGGATGACttactggagaagaagaagaacgaagaagagaGACATGAGAAGGGCAGCAGTAAACGACTTCatcttgatgttgttgttgtatcTTTGTCTTTCCCTGGAATAAAAGAACGAGTGAGTGCTTTAGTTTGTGGagtgttttacttatttttaggcagtggttttattttctaattatgtAAAGCGTTTTATATTACATTCAATAATATGAAcgcaaaatgaatgaataaatgtagAAACTAATCACGGCTGTAAGAAAT
Encoded proteins:
- the LOC135221763 gene encoding neuroparsin-A-like; protein product: MKSFTAALLMSLFFVLLLLQNSEGAPRCTQHDRPPPEKCTYGTVLDWCRNEVCAKGPGETCGGHFWEQGKCGEGTFCSCGTCTGCSVITRRCFRSALVC